From Mytilus edulis chromosome 8, xbMytEdul2.2, whole genome shotgun sequence, one genomic window encodes:
- the LOC139486719 gene encoding allene oxide synthase-lipoxygenase protein-like yields the protein MGSGISKASYTITVKTGDQKGSGTDVNVYIILHGKGVQTNECKLDNFFKNDFERGEIDRFSIDSDVNMSEVQRIELRRDNCGLYSNWYLDWIEVTNKKNSITFIFPAMKWIKANGRYFFNHHTCLPQDDLFLETRKLELQTMQAEYQLQVKTKPDMAGLPAQVKTLPEDEKFSFHYEANFALEGITLKAESFKLTLMNKCEWQDFEDVKTVYTKAFGVPESSKYFNDDAHFGRQRLSSLNSLLIELCTTIPQKFGVTEDMIKPFLEGKTMSQAMDGKKLFIVDLAILEGCPTKHDYLVMTCPLALFYFNDDKKLMPIAIQLFQQKGPTNPVFLPSDPEYTWMSAKMWYSLADSTYHQALTHLNYTHLMMEGISVVTKRNLALQHPILKLLDPHFLYLMAIDSLALVALINDGGIIDTNSNAGIKGHFDIMRKSMFFWKLDLHGTLPEDLKSRGVLDPSILAGAYHMRDDALLLYDAIKTYVEKYVLLYYSTEGSLDADYELQNWGAELVKSRDDGGVGILGVPGNGKFKTTDQLVITLTAIIYTCSAGHAAANFPQYDEYGAPFNYPYYLSGVPPKDKSPVTKETILKTIPSRDKLLQIMTVTKVLSEKATKSLGDFEKQFIVDPKAVKVVEEFRQSLREVGKTIESRNKKRKYPYDWLLPKSIPNAISI from the exons ATGGGGAGTGGCATCAGCAAAG CGTCATATACAATTACGGTTAAGACTGGAGACCAAAAGGGATCGGGGACAGATGTTAATGTCTATATCATTCTGCATGGAAAAGGTGTCCAGACAAATGAGTGTAAActtgataacttttttaaaaacgATTTTGAAAGAGGTGAGATTGATAGATTTTCTATTGATTCCGATGTCAACATGTCTGAAGTCCAGAGAATTGAACTACGGCGAGACAATTGTGGTTTGTACAGTAACTGGTATTTAGATTGGATTGAAGTGACCAATAAGAAAAATAGCATTACATTCATATTCCCTGCAATGAAATGGATCAAAGCTAATGGTCGTTACTTCTTCAATCATCACACATGTTTACCACAGGATGATCTATTCTTAGAAACAAGAAAACTAGAGCTGCAGACAATGCAGGCTGAATATCAGCTGCAGGTGAAGACAAAACCTGATATGGCTGGATTACCTGCTCAG GTAAAAACATTACCAGAGGATGagaaattttcatttcattacgAA GCCAACTTTGCTTTAGAAGGCATAACATTAAAAGCAGAAAGCTTCAAGCTGACGCTGATGAACAAATGTGAATGGCAAGATTTTGAAGACGTAAAGACTGTGTATACTAAAGCTTTTGGAGTTCCAGAG AGTTCAAAATACTTCAACGACGATGCCCATTTTGGACGACAGAGACTCAGCAGTTTGAATTCTTTATTGATAGAGCTGTGCACAACGATTCCACAAAA ATTTGGAGTAACTGAAGATATGATCAAGCCATTCCTAGAAGGCAAGACAATGTCCCAAGCAATGGACGGAAAGAAATTGTTCATTGTAGATCTAGCGATATTAGAAGGCTGTCCAACTAAGCATGACTACCTTGTA ATGACTTGTCCCTTGGCTCTGTTTTATTTCAACGATGACAAAAAACTTATGCCAATAGCCATACAGCTGTTCCAACAGAAAGGACCGACCAATCCG GTATTCCTACCGTCAGATCCAGAGTACACCTGGATGTCGGCAAAGATGTGGTACAGCCTAGCTGATTCTACATACCACCAAGCTCTTACTCATCTaa ATTACACTCACTTGATGATGGAAGGAATAAGTGTTGTAACGAAAAGAAACCTTGCTCTACAACATCCAATTTTGAAATTACTAGATCCACATTTTTTGTATCTTATGGCTATAGATAG TCTTGCACTTGTCGCGTTGATAAACGATGGTGGAATCATAGACACAAATTCAAATGCAGGAATCAAAGGTCATTTTGATATAATGAGAAAGAG tatgtttttttGGAAATTGGACTTGCATGGAACTCTTCCAGAGGATTTAAAAAGTCGTGGG GTACTTGATCCGTCCATACTTGCCGGAGCTTATCATATGAGAGATGATGCTCTGTTGTTATATGACGCCATCAAAACATATGTGGAGAAATATGTATTGCTCTACTATT CCACAGAGGGTTCATTGGACGCAGATTATGAGTTACAGAATTGGGGAGCAGAACTTGTGAAGTCAAGAGATGATGGCGGAGTCGGAATTCTG GGAGTCCCAGGTAATGGTAAATTCAAAACAACAGATCAACTTGTTATAACACTGACAGCCATTATCTATACATGCAGTGCTGGTCATGCCGCAGCCAACTTCCCACAGTACGATGAATATGGAGCTCCATTCAACTACCCATATTATCTGTCTGGAGTTCCTCCTAAAGACAAG aGTCCAGTCACAAAAGAAACCATCCTAAAGACTATTCCGAGCAGAGACAAACTTCTACAGATCATGACAGTCACAAAAGTTCTTAGTGAGAAGGCAACAAAAAGTCTTGGTGATTTTGAGAAACAGTTTATTGTTGACCCAAAAGCAGTAAAAGTTGTTGAAGA GTTTCGACAGTCATTACGAGAAGTTGGAAAAACAATAGAGTCAAGAAACAAAAAGAGGAAATATCCATATGATTGGCTTCTTCCAAAGTCAATACCTAATGCCATAAGCATTTAA